In Paenibacillus sp. 1781tsa1, one DNA window encodes the following:
- a CDS encoding MFS transporter, with protein sequence MQTSSPDAQLSNKDRPAMSRLVALLFAVCSGLAVANIYYAQPLLDSIAQEFNLSPSSIGIVITVTQICYALGLFLLVPLGDLLNRRKLILIQMLLSVFALVLVGTSQSSSLLFTGMAVVGLLAVITQTLVAYAAHLAAPSERGRIVGQVTSGIVIGILLARTVAGTLNDWLGWRSVYLFSASLTLLGIVALFLVLPRKQSPQVKQSYVQLLSSVLQLYRELRVLRVRGVLAMLIFTAFSILWTSMVLPLSSPPLSLSHTVIGAFGLAGAAGALAAARAGQLADRGLGQKTTGISLVILLLSWLPIGYVHHSLWFLILGVILLDLAVQAVHVTNQSLIYEVRPEAQSRLTAAYMIFYSIGSATGSIVSTQVYAWAGWTGVCWLGAGVSAAALLFWMIDRHMHRNLDR encoded by the coding sequence ATGCAAACTTCTTCTCCAGATGCACAATTATCCAATAAGGATCGTCCTGCCATGTCAAGGTTAGTTGCTCTTCTCTTTGCCGTGTGCAGTGGACTTGCGGTCGCCAATATTTATTATGCTCAGCCTTTGCTGGACTCCATCGCTCAAGAATTCAACCTCTCTCCATCATCCATAGGGATTGTCATCACAGTGACTCAAATATGTTATGCCTTGGGGCTGTTCCTTCTCGTTCCGCTCGGGGACCTCTTAAACCGCCGCAAGTTGATCCTCATTCAAATGCTCTTATCCGTGTTTGCACTGGTTCTGGTAGGAACCTCACAGTCCAGCTCACTTTTATTCACGGGCATGGCTGTCGTAGGTCTACTCGCGGTCATTACACAAACATTGGTTGCCTATGCTGCACACTTGGCCGCCCCTTCCGAACGTGGTCGCATTGTCGGACAGGTAACCAGCGGAATCGTCATTGGCATTTTACTTGCACGAACGGTTGCAGGTACCCTGAACGATTGGCTCGGGTGGAGATCGGTATATCTCTTCTCTGCCAGCCTTACTTTACTCGGGATTGTGGCCTTATTTCTTGTTCTCCCAAGGAAACAATCCCCGCAAGTGAAACAAAGCTATGTCCAATTACTCTCCTCCGTCTTGCAACTGTACCGTGAATTGCGTGTATTACGAGTACGAGGTGTACTGGCCATGCTGATTTTCACAGCCTTCAGTATCTTGTGGACGTCCATGGTTCTGCCACTAAGCAGCCCTCCACTGTCCCTGTCTCATACAGTCATAGGTGCATTCGGTCTGGCAGGAGCGGCTGGAGCACTGGCTGCTGCCCGTGCAGGTCAACTCGCCGATCGGGGCCTTGGGCAAAAAACTACCGGCATATCTCTTGTCATTCTGCTATTGTCCTGGCTGCCCATTGGTTATGTCCATCACTCTTTGTGGTTCCTGATCCTCGGTGTTATCCTGCTGGATCTCGCCGTGCAGGCCGTACATGTTACCAACCAGAGCCTCATCTACGAAGTTCGACCCGAAGCACAGAGCCGCCTGACGGCAGCTTATATGATCTTTTATTCCATCGGCAGTGCAACCGGCTCCATCGTTTCTACCCAAGTGTATGCATGGGCGGGTTGGACAGGGGTTTGCTGGTTAGGTGCAGGTGTTAGTGCAGCCGCACTTCTGTTCTGGATGATCGATCGTCATATGCATCGGAATCTCGATCGTTGA
- a CDS encoding TetR/AcrR family transcriptional regulator, with the protein MVRQREFDTDKALDAAMHTFWDKGFEASSLSDLTTAMGIQRPSLYAAFGDKKELFERALRRYTTQHAAQVRARLQQGSTVREAFRGLFEHIGAEGSVTEPSHGCFCINTMVELAPHDPKFAVLTREHQMYLGVLFKETIERGQQSGELSAQLNASAVAQSLVVSMIGLTVLMKSGPDRLFVEQSIQVTLSLLQ; encoded by the coding sequence ATGGTTAGACAACGGGAATTTGATACGGACAAAGCACTCGATGCAGCAATGCATACGTTTTGGGACAAGGGATTCGAAGCGTCATCTTTGAGTGATTTGACGACTGCAATGGGCATTCAACGTCCCAGTCTTTACGCGGCTTTTGGCGATAAAAAGGAATTATTCGAAAGAGCACTTCGCAGGTATACCACGCAGCATGCGGCTCAAGTCAGAGCCAGACTTCAACAGGGCTCAACGGTGCGAGAGGCCTTTCGTGGGCTGTTTGAACATATTGGAGCTGAGGGGAGTGTGACCGAGCCTAGTCACGGCTGTTTTTGCATTAATACGATGGTTGAGCTGGCTCCACATGACCCCAAATTCGCTGTCCTTACACGGGAGCATCAGATGTATCTGGGAGTTCTTTTCAAGGAAACGATAGAAAGAGGCCAACAGAGCGGGGAATTATCCGCTCAATTGAACGCGAGTGCGGTCGCACAGTCTTTGGTTGTATCCATGATTGGACTAACTGTATTGATGAAATCAGGACCGGACCGCTTGTTTGTAGAGCAGAGCATCCAGGTTACGCTGTCTTTGTTACAGTAA
- a CDS encoding LacI family DNA-binding transcriptional regulator: MRKEQKLTIKDVAERAGVGIATVSRAINNSEGISSKTRDKVMQAIEELGFVPNTSAQSLKIRQTHQIALVVPDIRNAIIPEISWSVEQTAKQHGYHVVQINTAGNARTELETIRNVKKLHVDGLIFMPLAYPKTLPGLIDKAPLPISMINYGKKLEPGMKADIVSLSQPEGKLVMEHLFKIGRTRIAYAGAPKDIIEERFRAYEQAVGHVDISLVYFGEDFSLNTGANAADYFYGLTHMPDAVYAINDMVAIGLVNRFKELGVRVPEDVAVVGVDNNQWTTVSSPQISSVSIMGEEVARLATELLLKRIREMSTTDYEHIQFEPRLIVRESSVAMIHSSQRGPHH, translated from the coding sequence TTGAGGAAAGAACAGAAGCTTACCATCAAGGATGTGGCAGAGCGTGCCGGCGTGGGCATCGCTACCGTATCCCGGGCCATCAACAATTCAGAAGGCATAAGTAGTAAAACACGAGATAAGGTGATGCAGGCCATTGAAGAACTGGGGTTTGTACCCAACACCTCCGCACAGAGTCTGAAAATCAGGCAAACACACCAAATCGCGCTCGTTGTACCCGATATACGTAACGCCATCATTCCGGAAATTTCGTGGTCTGTAGAGCAAACGGCGAAGCAGCATGGTTACCATGTCGTGCAGATCAATACGGCAGGCAATGCCCGAACCGAGCTGGAAACCATACGTAATGTTAAAAAATTGCATGTCGACGGACTGATCTTCATGCCTCTCGCATATCCCAAAACGTTGCCTGGACTGATTGATAAAGCCCCTCTCCCTATCTCCATGATTAACTACGGCAAGAAACTGGAACCAGGCATGAAAGCGGATATCGTCTCTCTGTCTCAACCCGAAGGCAAACTGGTGATGGAGCATCTGTTCAAAATCGGCCGGACTCGAATCGCATATGCCGGTGCACCCAAAGACATTATTGAAGAGCGCTTCCGTGCTTATGAGCAAGCTGTAGGCCATGTGGATATTTCTCTCGTCTACTTTGGTGAGGACTTTTCATTGAATACCGGTGCCAATGCTGCAGATTATTTCTACGGACTTACGCATATGCCGGATGCCGTCTATGCCATTAATGATATGGTCGCCATAGGTTTGGTTAATCGGTTCAAGGAGTTAGGCGTCCGTGTACCTGAAGATGTGGCTGTGGTGGGCGTGGATAACAATCAATGGACCACTGTCTCGTCTCCGCAGATTAGTTCTGTGTCCATCATGGGGGAAGAAGTCGCCAGACTTGCTACCGAGCTGTTGTTAAAACGAATTCGGGAGATGAGCACGACCGATTACGAACACATCCAATTTGAACCGCGCTTAATCGTTCGTGAATCAAGCGTCGCCATGATTCATTCTTCCCAGCGAGGACCACATCATTAA
- a CDS encoding D-2-hydroxyacid dehydrogenase family protein, with protein MDTKLRCAVLDDYQNVALTSADWSSLKDRVEIQTFNNYMGSEEKVIQELQDFDIVVLMRERTPFPERVISQLPKLKLLITSGMRNASIDLKAAEQKGVIVCGTEGSSNPPTELTWALILGLSRQLVTENNALRSNRNWQSTVGLDLHGRTLGLLGLGKIGTRMAEIAQAFGMNVMAWSENLTREKAEKHGVIWSETKEQLLAQSDIVSIHLVLSDRTRNLIGQAEFQQMKSSALFINTSRAGIVDQEAMVEALQRGLIAGAGLDVYEQEPLPVNHIMRTLPNVLATPHLGYVTRGNYEIYYNHTVENIAMFLNGTPIRQMLP; from the coding sequence ATGGATACGAAGTTGCGCTGTGCCGTTTTGGATGATTATCAGAATGTTGCACTGACGTCGGCAGACTGGAGTTCGTTGAAGGATCGAGTGGAAATCCAGACATTTAACAACTATATGGGCTCGGAAGAAAAAGTCATTCAAGAATTACAGGATTTCGATATTGTGGTCCTGATGCGGGAACGTACACCGTTTCCGGAGAGGGTTATTTCGCAGCTCCCTAAGCTAAAACTTCTGATTACAAGTGGTATGCGCAATGCGTCCATAGACCTTAAGGCTGCGGAGCAAAAAGGGGTCATTGTGTGTGGAACCGAGGGAAGTTCTAATCCACCAACGGAACTTACGTGGGCGCTAATACTGGGACTGTCCAGACAGCTGGTTACGGAGAATAATGCACTTCGCTCCAATCGAAACTGGCAGAGCACTGTAGGGTTGGATCTGCATGGAAGAACACTTGGATTGCTCGGTTTGGGCAAAATAGGCACTCGCATGGCGGAGATCGCACAAGCATTTGGCATGAATGTGATGGCCTGGAGCGAGAATCTGACACGAGAGAAAGCCGAAAAACATGGTGTGATCTGGTCCGAGACCAAGGAGCAACTGCTTGCACAGAGCGACATTGTATCCATTCATCTGGTATTAAGTGATCGTACGCGCAATCTGATTGGACAAGCCGAATTTCAACAAATGAAATCGAGTGCGCTATTCATTAATACGTCGCGAGCGGGCATTGTTGATCAGGAAGCTATGGTGGAGGCACTACAGCGTGGTTTGATTGCTGGTGCAGGTCTGGATGTATATGAGCAGGAACCGCTGCCGGTTAACCATATTATGCGAACATTGCCCAATGTCCTGGCCACACCGCATCTGGGTTATGTGACTCGTGGCAATTATGAGATCTATTATAATCACACCGTAGAGAATATAGCGATGTTCCTGAACGGAACACCGATCAGGCAAATGCTTCCTTAG
- a CDS encoding 2,3-butanediol dehydrogenase: MKALRWHGVKDLRLENINEPHPEEGKVKIKVEWCGICGSDLHEYTAGPIFIPAQAPHPLTGEQAPVVMGHEFSGQVVEVGEGVTRFKAGDRVVVEPIYACGHCEACKQGKYNLCYKMGFLGLAGGGGGFSEYVTAEEYMVHAIPDSISYEQGALVEPSAVALHAVRQSKLKVGDTAAVFGAGPIGLLVIEALKASGASDIYVVELSDERKAKAEELGAIVIDPTQFNVVEEIHQRTQGGVNVAYEVTGVPRVLQQAIDSTRIGGELMIVSIFEQEAPIHPNSIVMKERTVNGIIGYRDVFPAVISLMDKGFFPADKLVTKRISLDEVVEHGFEALLKEKNQVKILVKAE; encoded by the coding sequence ATGAAAGCATTACGTTGGCACGGAGTCAAAGATTTACGTCTCGAAAATATTAATGAACCTCACCCTGAAGAAGGTAAGGTCAAAATAAAAGTGGAATGGTGCGGCATCTGCGGCAGTGACTTGCACGAGTACACAGCAGGTCCGATTTTCATTCCGGCTCAAGCACCACATCCGCTAACAGGGGAACAAGCGCCTGTAGTCATGGGGCATGAATTCTCAGGACAGGTGGTTGAAGTAGGGGAAGGCGTTACACGTTTCAAGGCGGGCGATCGTGTAGTTGTAGAACCGATCTATGCATGTGGACACTGCGAAGCTTGTAAACAAGGCAAATACAATCTGTGCTATAAAATGGGTTTCCTAGGACTCGCTGGTGGCGGAGGCGGATTCTCCGAATATGTAACTGCTGAAGAATACATGGTCCATGCCATACCGGATTCAATCTCGTATGAGCAAGGTGCACTGGTTGAACCTTCGGCTGTAGCACTTCACGCCGTGCGCCAAAGCAAGCTGAAAGTGGGCGATACCGCAGCAGTGTTTGGTGCAGGCCCGATTGGATTATTAGTTATTGAAGCTCTTAAAGCATCGGGAGCTTCTGATATATATGTTGTGGAGTTATCGGACGAACGGAAAGCCAAAGCGGAAGAACTGGGTGCGATTGTGATTGACCCAACACAGTTCAATGTGGTAGAAGAGATCCATCAGCGTACACAAGGTGGCGTTAACGTAGCCTATGAAGTAACAGGTGTGCCACGTGTACTGCAACAAGCGATCGATTCCACACGTATTGGCGGTGAATTAATGATCGTCAGCATTTTTGAACAGGAAGCACCGATTCACCCGAACTCAATTGTCATGAAAGAACGTACAGTTAATGGCATTATTGGCTATCGCGATGTGTTCCCGGCGGTTATCAGTCTGATGGATAAAGGTTTCTTCCCGGCTGACAAGCTGGTGACCAAACGAATTTCGTTGGATGAAGTGGTAGAGCATGGATTTGAAGCACTGTTGAAAGAGAAAAATCAGGTTAAGATTTTGGTAAAAGCTGAATAG
- a CDS encoding NADH:flavin oxidoreductase yields MNVPSALFKPFTSDKLTLSNRIVMAPMTRGFSPEGVPGPEVAEYYRRRAAGGVGLIITEGTGINHPSSVSGASIPLFHGEDSLQGWANVVKAVHEAGGKIMPQLWHVGTARRSGDLPNAEAEPVSPSGVSMAGEPSREPLTEEEIQGLVKAYAQAAADAQRIGFDGIELHGAHGYLIDQFFWEQTNRRTDNYGGDLVRRTQFAVEVIEACRAAVGPDFPIVLRFSQWKMGNYEARLVETPEQLEQFLAPLSAAGVDIFHCSTRRFWLPEFEGSELNLAGWTQKITGKPAISVGSVGLEAEFVDRATENQGTGDAHLDLLNEKLENNEFDLIALGRVLLSDPEWPAKVREGRISEIIPFTTEVLQTLH; encoded by the coding sequence ATGAACGTACCTTCAGCATTGTTTAAACCTTTTACCTCGGACAAGCTAACCTTGTCTAATCGAATCGTTATGGCCCCCATGACTCGCGGATTCTCACCAGAGGGCGTACCTGGACCCGAAGTTGCTGAATACTACCGTCGAAGAGCAGCAGGCGGAGTGGGGCTTATCATTACGGAAGGTACAGGCATTAATCATCCTTCTTCGGTCAGCGGAGCGAGTATTCCATTGTTCCATGGTGAAGATTCGTTGCAGGGATGGGCTAATGTAGTGAAAGCAGTGCATGAAGCAGGTGGCAAAATCATGCCACAATTGTGGCATGTGGGTACAGCACGTCGTTCCGGTGACTTGCCTAACGCAGAAGCTGAGCCTGTAAGTCCGTCAGGGGTTAGCATGGCAGGTGAGCCATCACGTGAACCATTAACGGAAGAGGAGATTCAAGGTCTTGTGAAGGCATATGCCCAAGCGGCAGCGGATGCACAGCGAATCGGGTTTGACGGAATTGAACTGCACGGAGCCCATGGATACCTGATTGACCAATTCTTCTGGGAGCAGACGAATCGACGAACCGACAATTATGGTGGTGATTTGGTACGTCGAACCCAATTTGCGGTTGAAGTGATTGAAGCTTGTCGTGCTGCGGTTGGCCCTGACTTCCCAATTGTGCTCCGGTTCTCCCAATGGAAGATGGGGAATTATGAAGCACGTCTGGTGGAAACGCCGGAACAATTGGAGCAATTCCTGGCACCACTCAGTGCTGCTGGCGTGGATATATTCCATTGCTCTACACGTCGGTTCTGGTTGCCTGAATTCGAAGGATCTGAGCTGAATCTCGCAGGTTGGACACAGAAAATCACAGGCAAACCAGCCATTTCGGTTGGATCGGTAGGGCTTGAAGCTGAATTTGTGGACAGAGCGACTGAGAACCAGGGAACAGGGGATGCCCATTTGGATCTATTGAATGAGAAGCTGGAGAATAATGAGTTTGACCTGATTGCCTTGGGGCGCGTTCTGCTTAGTGATCCAGAATGGCCTGCCAAAGTTCGGGAAGGTCGCATATCCGAAATCATTCCATTTACAACGGAAGTGTTGCAAACACTCCATTAA